In Prunus dulcis chromosome 1, ALMONDv2, whole genome shotgun sequence, the following are encoded in one genomic region:
- the LOC117614603 gene encoding imidazoleglycerol-phosphate dehydratase 1, chloroplastic-like isoform X2 — translation MELSAAAPPGILNCSSPPLKPRVSFAVSRTDLTPTLPSLRASPSSLNPSRHLKLKHMDSQRSLSPRASLAENNGSTLTDSPTPNNSGVRIGEVKRVTKETNVSVKINLDGTGVADSSTGIPFLDHMLDQLASHGLLDVHVRAIGDIHIDDHHTNEDVALAIGTALLQALGDRKGINRFGDFSAPLDEALIHVSLLVEHFFQSLVNTSGMTLHIRQLAGRNSHHIIEATFKAFARALRQATEHDRRRLGTVPSSKGVLSRS, via the exons ATGGAGCTATCAGCAGCAGCGCCACCCGGTATTCTTAACTGTTCATCTCCTCCACTAAAACCGAGGGTTAGCTTCGCGGTTTCTCGTACAGATCTCACACCCACCCTTCCTTCTCTACGCGCATCACCTTCTTCACTGAACCCAAGCCGCCACTTGAAGCTCAAACACATGGACTCTCAGAGAAGCCTCTCACCGCGTGCCTCTCTGGCCGAAAACAATGGCTCTACTCTGACCGATTCCCCGACCCCAAATAACTCAG GGGTCCGAATTGGGGAGGTCAAGAGGGTGACCAAGGAGACCAATGTCTCGGTCAAAATAAACCTGGACGGCACTGGAGTTGCTGATTCTAGTACTGGGATTCCCTTCCTTGATCATATGTTGGAT CAACTTGCTTCACATGGGTTGTTGGACGTGCATGTAAGGGCTATTGGTGACATCCACATTGATGATCATCACACAAATGAAGATGTTGCTCTTGCTATCGGAACG GCTTTGCTTCAAGCACTTGGTGATAGAAAAGGAATCAACAGGTTTGGTGACTTCTCTGCTCCTCTTGATGAAGCACTGATACATGTCTCACTG CTGGTGGAACATTTTTTCCAGTCTTTGGTGAATACTTCTGGTATGACACTCCACATCCGGCAG CTTGCTGGAAGAAATTCTCACCATATTATTGAGGCAACTTTCAAGGCATTTGCTAGGGCTCTCCGACAAGCCACAGAACATGACCGACGTCGCCTTGGGACTGTGCCAAG TTCAAAAGGTGTCCTGTCACGTTCTTGA
- the LOC117614603 gene encoding imidazoleglycerol-phosphate dehydratase 1, chloroplastic-like isoform X1 has product MELSAAAPPGILNCSSPPLKPRVSFAVSRTDLTPTLPSLRASPSSLNPSRHLKLKHMDSQRSLSPRASLAENNGSTLTDSPTPNNSGVRIGEVKRVTKETNVSVKINLDGTGVADSSTGIPFLDHMLDQLASHGLLDVHVRAIGDIHIDDHHTNEDVALAIGTALLQALGDRKGINRFGDFSAPLDEALIHVSLDLSGRPYLGYDLQIPTERVGTYDTQLVEHFFQSLVNTSGMTLHIRQLAGRNSHHIIEATFKAFARALRQATEHDRRRLGTVPSSKGVLSRS; this is encoded by the exons ATGGAGCTATCAGCAGCAGCGCCACCCGGTATTCTTAACTGTTCATCTCCTCCACTAAAACCGAGGGTTAGCTTCGCGGTTTCTCGTACAGATCTCACACCCACCCTTCCTTCTCTACGCGCATCACCTTCTTCACTGAACCCAAGCCGCCACTTGAAGCTCAAACACATGGACTCTCAGAGAAGCCTCTCACCGCGTGCCTCTCTGGCCGAAAACAATGGCTCTACTCTGACCGATTCCCCGACCCCAAATAACTCAG GGGTCCGAATTGGGGAGGTCAAGAGGGTGACCAAGGAGACCAATGTCTCGGTCAAAATAAACCTGGACGGCACTGGAGTTGCTGATTCTAGTACTGGGATTCCCTTCCTTGATCATATGTTGGAT CAACTTGCTTCACATGGGTTGTTGGACGTGCATGTAAGGGCTATTGGTGACATCCACATTGATGATCATCACACAAATGAAGATGTTGCTCTTGCTATCGGAACG GCTTTGCTTCAAGCACTTGGTGATAGAAAAGGAATCAACAGGTTTGGTGACTTCTCTGCTCCTCTTGATGAAGCACTGATACATGTCTCACTG GATTTATCTGGCCGACCATATTTGGGTTATGATCTGCAGATACCCACCGAGAGGGTTGGGACATATGACACTCAG CTGGTGGAACATTTTTTCCAGTCTTTGGTGAATACTTCTGGTATGACACTCCACATCCGGCAG CTTGCTGGAAGAAATTCTCACCATATTATTGAGGCAACTTTCAAGGCATTTGCTAGGGCTCTCCGACAAGCCACAGAACATGACCGACGTCGCCTTGGGACTGTGCCAAG TTCAAAAGGTGTCCTGTCACGTTCTTGA
- the LOC117614604 gene encoding photosystem II D1 precursor processing protein PSB27-H2, chloroplastic — protein sequence MAVHVLLAAKTFPPVISRTRENTLKPAKEYKVQSRCELPSQEASSSRRHFVAGATIVTILTINYGLAPSTVWADDKSDDEEEKDGVIGALKSLFDPNEKTKSGKVLPKAYLKSAKEVVKTLRESLNEDPKDNAKFRRTADAAKESIREYLGNWRGQQEVAQEESYVEIEKAIRSLAGFYSKAGPSAPLPEEVKSEILNDLNTAEEFL from the exons ATGGCTGTTCATGTTCTTCTTGCAGCAAAGACCTTTCCCCCTGTAATTTCCAGGACAAGGGAGAATACCTTGAAACCTGCCAAAGAGT ATAAAGTACAATCCAGGTGTGAGCTACCCTCTCAAGAAGCTTCATCAAGTCGCCGCCATTTTGTAGCTGGTGCCACGATTGTTACGATTCTGACCATTAACTATGGCTTAGCACCATCAACGGTTTGGGCTGATGATAAGTCggatgatgaagaggaaaaggaTGGAGTTATAGGTGCTCTTAAATCACTGTTTGACCCTAATGAGAAAACCAAGTCTGGAAAAGTGTTGCCGAAGGCTTACTTGAAGTCAGCAAAGGAGGTCGTGAAGACATTGCGCGAATCGCTGAATGAAGATCCCAAGGATAATGCCAAGTTCAGGCGTACTGCAGATGCAGCAAAGGAGTCGATTCGAGAGTATTTGGGCAATTGGAGAGGACAACAAGAGGTGGCTCAAGAG GAGTCTTATGTTGAGATTGAGAAAGCGATAAGATCGTTGGCCGGCTTTTATTCCAAGGCAGGGCCATCTGCCCCGCTGCCTGAAGAAGTTAAGTCTGAGATATTGAATGATTTGAATACAGCTGAAGAGTTTTTGTGA
- the LOC117636433 gene encoding 40S ribosomal protein S18 produces the protein MSLVANEEFQHILRVLNTNVDGKQKIMFALTSIKGIGRRFANIVCKKADVDMNKRAGELSAAELDNLMTIVANPRQFKIPDWFLNRKKDYKDGKYSQVVSNALDMKLRDDLERLKKIRNHRGLRHYWGLRVRGQHTKTTGRRGKTVGVSKKR, from the exons ATG TCTCTCGTCGCAAATGAGGAGTTCCAGCATATTCTGCGTGTGCTGAACACCAACGTCGATGGAAAGCAGAAGATCATGTTCGCTCTCACCTCCATCAAGGGTATTGGGAGACGTTTCGCCAACATCGTCTGCAAGAAGGCCGACGTAGACATGAACAAAAg GGCTGGTGAGCTATCTGCCGCTGAGCTCGACAACCTGATGACCATCGTGGCCAACCCACGCCAGTTCAAGATCCCTGACTGGTTTCTGAACAGAAAGAAGGACTACAAGGATGGTAAATATTCTCAGGTCGTCTCCAATGCTCTGGACATGAAGCTCAGGGATGACCTTGAGCGCTTGAAGAAGATCAG GAATCACCGTGGTCTTCGACACTACTGGGGTCTTCGTGTGCGTGGACAGCACACCAAGACCACTGGCCGCAGGGGGAAGACTGTTGGTGTCTCCAAGAAGCGTTGA
- the LOC117636184 gene encoding uncharacterized protein LOC117636184: MAGGSHPKGPPHKPSSSSSASSRKSRWESSPNPAAAATAITTKNNPSDPKPAKPNSGPSPKPGATSTPSHPKHPPSPFPFPDPAAFGPPPPPVYGFHMLERRTFVLADGSVRSYFALPPDYQEFPPPMDPSGRFLPFGPGGPPGPGPDYWNSLGLDGRGPAEGPAKRKYAEEEDQRDKAGEFGMRRPQFMQHANPNGFPVGPGSRGEFLAETSSPFRREAADQGRGGEGARANKYMRIGGGGYESAGFRQGGGGGGENVVHKHVQVDQSALKKAFLNYVKLIHENTQQRKIYLEDGKNGRLHCLACARSSKDFPDMHSLIMHSYNSDNADLRVDHLGLHKALCVLMGWDYLKPPDNSKAYQFLSAEEAAANVDDLIMWPPVVIIHNTVTGKSKDGRMEGLGNKAMDSIIRDLGFGSGKSKSLYGRDGHLGMTLVKFSGDEAGLKEAMRMAEFFVKDNHGRRAWARVQPPTLGSKDDENNPYLVKLDEKTREKKRILYGYLGTAYDLDKVDFDTRKKVAIESLRENKSTK, translated from the exons ATGGCCGGAGGTTCTCATCCCAAGGGCCCACCCCACAagccatcttcttcctcctccgcCTCTAGCCGCAAATCTCGCTGGGAATCTTCCCCCAACCCCGCTGCCGCCGCCACCGCCATCACCACCAAAAACAATCCATCCGACCCCAAACCTGCGAAGCCCAACTCCGGCCCATCCCCAAAACCCGGCGCAACCTCAACTCCGTCCCATCCCAAGCACCCGCCATCTCCGTTTCCCTTCCCCGACCCGGCCGCTTTCGGCCCACCCCCTCCCCCAGTCTACGGCTTCCACATGCTCGAGCGCCGAACTTTCGTTCTCGCCGACGGCAGCGTTCGGTCCTACTTCGCTCTCCCGCCCGATTATCAAGAATTCCCTCCGCCCATGGACCCGTCCGGCCGGTTCTTGCCGTTTGGGCCTGGTGGACCGCCCGGGCCTGGCCCGGATTACTGGAACTCGCTCGGGCTAGATGGGCGTGGCCCCGCAGAGGGGCCCGCAAAGAGAAAGTACGCCGAAGAAGAGGACCAGAGGGATAAAGCAGGGGAATTTGGGATGCGCCGGCCGCAGTTTATGCAGCATGCCAATCCAAATGGGTTTCCGGTGGGTCCTGGTAGCCGGGGAGAGTTTTTGGCGGAAACGAGTAGCCCGTTTCGGCGGGAGGCGGCGGACCAAGGCCGCGGTGGCGAGGGGGCGAGGGCTAACAAGTACATGAGGATTGGTGGTGGGGGTTATGAGAGTGCGGGATTTAGgcaaggtggtggtggtggtggtgagaaTGTGGTTCATAAGCATGTTCAAGTTGATCAGAGTGCGTTGAAGAAGGCGTTTCTTAATTACGTGAAGCTGATTCATGAGAATACGCAACAGAGGAAGATTTACTTGGAGGATGGGAAGAATGGGCGTCTGCATTGTCTTGCTTGTGCCAG GTCTTCTAAAGATTTTCCGGATATGCATAGTCTCATCATGCACAGTTACAACTCTGATAATGCTGACTTGCGTGTGGATCACTTGGGCTTACACAAGGCTTTGTGTGTTCTGATGGGGTGGGACTACTTGAAGCCTCCTGATAACTCAAAGGCGTATCAATTTCTTTCTGCTgaagaagcagcagcaaaTGTGGATGATCTGATTATGTGGCCACCTGTGGTGATAATTCATAATACAGTTACGGGAAAGAGTAAAGATGGCCGCATGGAGGGTTTGGGCAATAAAGCAATGGATAGTATTATTAGAG ATCTTGGATTTGGGAGTGGCAAGTCAAAATCCTTGTACGGTAGAGATGGTCATTTGGGTATGACTCTGGTTAAGTTTTCGGGTGACGAAGCAGGCCTTAAGGAGGCCATGCGCATGGCAGAATTCTTCGTTAAGGACAATCATGGACGTAGGGCTTGGGCTCGTGTACAGCCCCCAACGCTGGGCAGTAAGGATGACGAGAACAATCCATACCTTGTGAAGTTGGATGAAAAGACGCGGGAGAAAAAGAGGATCCTGTATGGCTATCTCGGAACTGCTTATGACCTTGACAAGGTTGATTTTGacacaagaaagaaagttgCGATTGAAAGCCTAAGGGAAAACAAATCAACCAAGTAG
- the LOC117615308 gene encoding FRIGIDA-like protein 4a gives MGSIPDPGELTELNPPSFDEFQRQTSLMTSCTLLWKELSDHFTSLEQNLLKKSEAIKRKIQNLEQETKESLDELEQREVTIMESVEIAVGKVEKSKEAALKVLKRGRSDDDDGEVDDNEGLLMNLKSLCLKMDSGRFWRFVTARKKELEALRSQMPLALADCVDPAKFVLEAISEVFPVDKRVDKSERGNDLGWACVLVLESLIPVVVDPKIGKSRLLVTPSVKERAKEIAETWKASLEERGGIENVKTPDVHTFLQHLVTFGIVKEEDVDLYRKLVVGSAWRKQMPKLAVSLGLAKKMPDMIEELISRGQQLDAVHFTYEVGLVHKFPPVPLLKAFLKDAKKAAASIMEDPNNAGRAANLAGRKEQSALRAVVKCIEDYKLEAEFPPENLKKRLEQLEKVKPEKKRPAAVPANKRTRANNGGPMPPAKAGRLTNAYVSSFPTPPPTFVRSPSHAQYPAGYSPYHSPPTMYGSRSPPTNPYAYSPEAAPPLAGSYPGAPMNYPAYGGYGNGMVPAYQQAYYR, from the exons ATGGGGTCGATCCCCGATCCCGGCGAGTTGACAGAGTTGAATCCGCCGAGCTTCGACGAGTTCCAGAGGCAGACCTCTCTCATGACCAGCTGTACTCTACTGTGGAAGGAGCTCTCAGACCACTTCACGTCCTTGGAGCAGAATTTACTGAAGAAATCTGAGGCCATCAAGcgcaaaattcaaaacctaGAGCAGGAGACCAAGGAGTCACTCGACGAGCTCGAGCAGCGGGAGGTCACAATCATGGAGAGCGTAGAGATCGCGGTCGGAAAGGTCGAGAAGAGCAAGGAGGCCGCGCTCAAGGTCTTGAAGAGAGGTCGCTCCGACGACGACGATGGAGAGGTGGACGACAACGAGGGATTGCTGATGAATCTCAAGTCCTTGTGCTTGAAGATGGATTCTGGACGGTTCTGGAGGTTCGTGACAGCGAGGAAGAAGGAATTGGAGGCTCTGAGGTCACAAATGCCTCTGGCTTTGGCTGATTGTGTTGATCCGGCGAAGTTCGTGCTCGAGGCGATATCGGAGGTGTTTCCGGTGGACAAGAGAGTTGACAAGAGCGAGAGGGGTAACGATCTGGGCTGGGCCTGCGTTCTGGTTCTGGAGTCTCTGATTCCGGTGGTGGTCGACCCGAAGATCGGAAAATCAAGGCTTCTGGTGACGCCGAGCGTGAAGGAACGTGCCAAGGAGATCGCCGAGACTTGGAAAGCCAGTTTGGAAGAGCGAGGTGGCATTGAGAACGTGAAGACTCCTGATGTTCACACGTTCCTGCAGCATTTGGTGACTTTTGGGATTGTGAAGGAGGAGGATGTTGATTTGTACAGAAAACTTGTGGTTGGGTCGGCCTGGCGCAAGCAGATGCCTAAGCTGGCCGTTTCGCTTGGCCTGGCCAAGAAAATGCCGG ATATGATTGAAGAATTAATCAGCAGGGGACAACAGCTTGATGCGGTACATTTCACTTATGAAGTTGGACTTGTGCACAAGTTTCCTCCTGTTCCTCTGCTGAAAGCTTTTCTGAAAGATGCTAAGAAAGCTGCAGCTTCTATTATGGAAGATCCCAATAATGCTGGTCGAGCTGCG AACCTAGCTGGACGCAAAGAGCAGTCAGCACTCCGAGCTGTCGTCAAGTGTATTGAAGATTACAAACTTGAGGCAGAATTTCCTCCAGAAAACCTCAAGAAGCGCCTTGAGCAGCTAGAGAAGGTGAAACCAGAGAAGAAAAGGCCAGCTGCAGTCCCTGCCAACAAACGAACACGAGCCAACAATGGAGGTCCCATGCCTCCAGCCAAGGCTGGACGCTTGACGAATGCATATGTGTCTTCTTTCCCTACACCTCCTCCGACGTTTGTCAGGTCTCCTTCCCATGCTCAGTATCCTGCTGGGTACTCACCGTACCATTCCCCACCCACCATGTATGGCAGCAGAAGTCCACCAACCAATCCTTATGCGTACTCACCTGAAGCCGCCCCTCCACTTGCCGGATCATATCCTGGAGCTCCCATGAACTATCCTGCATACGGGGGTTATGGCAATGGTATGGTACCAGCTTATCAGCAGGCTTACTACCGATAG
- the LOC117615309 gene encoding uncharacterized protein LOC117615309 gives MFFKRGITFASVVYPHFLSRARSFGPKSNTTIPILHRSEQVSNYSSSFHLSPLFPSDAKPHSDSYDIELVDHDAWLVSSGLALAGRGTEGTASESSYLSEEVVDEPVDNCSLPVEGDPDFDDIDNMRIRGSLFYKLDRNSKEFEEYNFDFHRRKKSSKQKDDPKEIKRKSNELKESKTDSRIRDLFSRSEKQGRIANNSQLDEMDTACVGKKKLRTPTYNQLTGPFHEPFCLDIYISKASVRACIIHRVTSKVVAVAHSISKDMKFDLGSTRNAAACAAVGAVLAQRALGDDIHDVIYTPRKGERLEGKLQIVLQSIIDNGINVKVKLKQITRKKPSSSYSA, from the coding sequence ATGTTCTTCAAGAGAGGAATCACATTTGCTTCAGTAGTATATCCGCATTTCCTTTCGAGGGCTCGTAGTTTTGGCCCCAAGTCCAACACCACCATTCCCATTCTCCATCGTTCTGAACAAGTTTCTAATTATTCAAGTAGCTTTCATCTTTCTCCGCTGTTCCCTTCCGATGCTAAACCCCATTCCGACAGCTATGATATTGAGCTTGTTGACCATGATGCATGGCTGGTTTCATCGGGTTTGGCACTAGCAGGGCGTGGAACGGAGGGGACTGCGTCGGAATCCAGTTACTTATCGGAGGAAGTGGTTGATGAACCGGTTGATAATTGCTCTCTACCTGTCGAGGGTGACCCAGATTTTGATGACATTGATAATATGAGGATTCGAGGCAGTCTTTTCTATAAACTTGACCGCAATTCCAAAGAGTTTGAAGAGTATAATTTCGACTTTCATCGTAGGAAGAAGTCTTCTAAGCAGAAGGATGATCCAAAGGAAATTAAAAGGAAGAGTAATGAGCtcaaagaaagcaaaacaGACAGCCGAATTCGGGATTTATTCTCTAGAAGTGAGAAACAAGGTAGAATTGCCAACAATTCTCAGCTTGATGAAATGGACACTGCTTGTGTtgggaagaagaagctgaGGACTCCGACTTATAACCAGCTAACAGGTCCTTTCCATGAGCCGTTTTGCCTGGACATTTACATATCGAAGGCGTCTGTTCGTGCTTGCATTATTCACCGAGTGACCAGTAAGGTTGTTGCTGTGGCCCATTCCATATCAAAAGACATGAAATTTGACCTTGGTTCGACTAGGAACGCAGCTGCTTGTGCTGCTGTTGGGGCAGTTCTGGCTCAGAGGGCATTGGGTGACGATATCCACGATGTGATTTACACACCAAGgaaaggggagagattggaaGGCAAGCTTCAAATTGTGCTTCAGTCTATCATTGATAATGGCATTAATGTGAAGGTGAAGTTAAAGCAAATAACAAGGAAGAAACCCAGTTCCTCATATTCAGCTTAG